The following are encoded in a window of Parachlamydiales bacterium genomic DNA:
- a CDS encoding cation-translocating P-type ATPase, producing the protein MAIETQALCALCELEITARPFTEGKLLFCCAGCHAVHTILVAKSELERGIDHPLVKEAALAGLISNPLLLEELQAKKLKEDKEDWEKVRKVISIQGLWCPSCALLIQYVLSQKKGVVLVIVDYATDMGVIEYYPRYIDLDSIVKVMTNLGYEVDLQNDQALTSASRGLKIRSAVTGFFALNVMMFAYPLYATYFDAEAKDYGMIFAWLSFWAALPVMTYGAWPIYKRFWAALRTGYFGMETLVVLGAGSATLLSTYRLLSGNMHVYFDTACVIVALVLGGKLVEAKAKFNAKKTLAGIARSQPKRGRKRFSDAKFDFVPIADIHVGDEVKTLAGEKVILDGVVVGGEATCDESLLTGESLPVAKSVGSKIIGGSIVLHGAIVWEVKATVEESLQQRILQLVQTGIGNKAVKEQRIEVILRYFIPAVLLLTVCAFMGSGGNFEQALSVLLIACPCALGIAVPLVESQLIQSMAERGALVRNRSSLQFLGREDVIVFDKTGTITKGYLQVQSPLGFLSAEQRIAIANIARQSTHPVAQAIARGLQNEVEVLLPVLEHAGKGMEGKWKDKVYRIGSAAYFNSLGYPLPSSLDCIPGSSPCFLFEGVSLLAQVFLADSLKPEIKQLLGQFQGIKTILLSGDNPQTVAFISKECGFDSWYAEQNPLQKRDKILELKNNNFVVGMVGDGINDAPALTAADVAISVVSATDISIQVSDILLTTEKLDVLLPIRELAKKARRLIKQNLFWTFFYNVIGIGLALSGYLSPIYSAVAMTASSIIVVLNAQRLTRIFTK; encoded by the coding sequence ATGGCAATTGAAACTCAAGCATTATGCGCATTATGCGAACTTGAAATCACCGCACGTCCTTTCACAGAGGGTAAGCTATTATTTTGCTGCGCAGGATGCCATGCCGTTCACACTATTTTAGTAGCGAAATCTGAGCTGGAAAGGGGAATAGATCATCCTCTAGTAAAAGAGGCCGCCCTCGCAGGATTGATTTCTAATCCGCTGTTATTAGAAGAGCTGCAAGCTAAAAAGCTGAAAGAAGATAAAGAAGACTGGGAAAAAGTACGTAAAGTCATAAGTATCCAGGGATTATGGTGTCCCTCCTGTGCTTTGCTCATTCAATATGTTCTATCGCAAAAAAAGGGAGTTGTCCTTGTTATTGTAGATTATGCGACCGATATGGGAGTGATAGAATATTACCCCAGATATATTGATCTGGACAGCATAGTAAAGGTAATGACTAATCTGGGTTATGAAGTTGACCTGCAAAACGATCAAGCCCTTACTTCCGCTTCGAGAGGATTGAAAATCCGTTCCGCCGTAACAGGTTTTTTTGCTCTAAATGTCATGATGTTCGCTTATCCTCTATACGCTACCTACTTTGATGCTGAAGCAAAAGACTACGGAATGATTTTCGCATGGCTTTCATTTTGGGCTGCCCTGCCTGTCATGACATATGGCGCGTGGCCTATCTATAAGCGTTTCTGGGCTGCTCTGCGCACAGGCTATTTTGGGATGGAAACCTTGGTCGTGCTTGGCGCAGGCTCCGCGACGTTATTATCGACCTACCGGCTCCTTTCAGGGAATATGCATGTTTACTTTGATACTGCTTGCGTCATTGTAGCTTTGGTCCTTGGCGGAAAATTAGTGGAGGCTAAAGCCAAATTCAATGCAAAGAAAACACTAGCTGGAATAGCCCGTAGCCAGCCCAAAAGAGGTCGTAAGAGATTCTCTGATGCAAAATTCGATTTTGTTCCTATCGCAGATATTCATGTAGGTGACGAAGTAAAAACCTTGGCAGGAGAGAAAGTTATTTTAGATGGAGTGGTGGTGGGGGGAGAAGCAACCTGCGATGAATCCCTGCTCACAGGGGAGAGCTTGCCGGTAGCAAAAAGTGTAGGCAGCAAAATTATTGGGGGAAGCATTGTTCTGCATGGGGCGATCGTATGGGAAGTAAAAGCTACGGTGGAAGAATCATTGCAACAGCGCATTTTGCAATTAGTTCAAACAGGTATAGGGAATAAGGCCGTCAAAGAACAGCGTATTGAGGTTATTCTACGCTATTTTATTCCAGCGGTATTGCTGTTAACTGTGTGTGCATTTATGGGAAGTGGTGGAAACTTTGAGCAAGCTTTGTCAGTATTGTTGATCGCCTGCCCCTGCGCACTTGGGATAGCCGTTCCTTTAGTAGAATCTCAGCTTATCCAAAGCATGGCCGAGCGTGGTGCATTAGTGCGTAACCGTTCAAGTTTACAGTTCTTAGGCAGGGAAGATGTCATAGTTTTTGATAAAACAGGAACCATTACCAAAGGTTACCTACAAGTACAGTCACCGTTAGGATTTCTTTCTGCTGAACAAAGGATAGCCATTGCCAATATAGCAAGACAGTCGACCCACCCGGTAGCGCAGGCAATAGCAAGGGGACTGCAAAATGAGGTTGAGGTTTTACTCCCCGTACTAGAGCACGCTGGGAAAGGCATGGAAGGAAAATGGAAAGATAAAGTGTACAGGATTGGCTCTGCTGCATATTTCAACTCGTTAGGCTACCCGCTGCCAAGCAGCTTAGATTGCATTCCCGGTAGTTCGCCTTGTTTTCTTTTTGAAGGGGTGAGCTTACTAGCGCAAGTTTTCCTTGCCGACAGCCTGAAACCGGAAATAAAACAACTCCTAGGGCAGTTTCAGGGAATTAAAACTATTTTATTGTCTGGAGATAATCCTCAGACAGTGGCATTTATTTCAAAAGAATGTGGATTTGATTCTTGGTATGCCGAGCAGAACCCTCTGCAAAAAAGAGATAAAATACTGGAACTTAAAAACAATAACTTTGTTGTTGGAATGGTAGGGGATGGAATTAACGATGCACCCGCATTGACAGCTGCAGATGTCGCTATTTCTGTCGTTTCAGCCACCGATATCTCAATTCAAGTTTCGGATATTCTACTCACGACGGAAAAATTGGACGTCTTGTTACCTATTAGGGAGCTAGCAAAAAAAGCGCGCAGACTAATAAAACAAAATTTATTTTGGACTTTTTTCTACAATGTCATCGGCATCGGACTTGCTTTAAGTGGATACTTAAGCCCTATATATTCCGCAGTTGCGATGACAGCAAGCAGTATCATTGTAGTTTTAAATGCACAAAGGCTCACACGTATATTTACAAAATAA
- the def gene encoding peptide deformylase — translation MLLRLAYYDDPFLRKKTKLIDKIDDSIRTLVENMTETMRKYDGMGLAAPQVFVDQAIFITCVPKQKEDGEWGEGEVRVFINPKILAFSQETWSRSEGCLSLPNFYEEVVRPVKIKIQATDFERESFEEELVGWDARAFLHENDHINGVLFIDRIKGKKRKDIEPILRMIKKKYQGK, via the coding sequence ATGTTATTACGGCTTGCTTATTATGACGATCCATTTTTACGTAAAAAGACAAAACTAATAGATAAAATAGATGATTCCATCCGTACTCTCGTTGAAAATATGACTGAAACGATGAGAAAATACGATGGAATGGGCTTAGCCGCACCGCAAGTATTTGTAGACCAAGCAATTTTCATCACCTGCGTCCCTAAACAAAAAGAAGATGGTGAATGGGGAGAGGGAGAGGTTCGGGTATTCATTAATCCCAAGATTCTAGCTTTTAGCCAAGAGACATGGAGTAGAAGTGAGGGATGCTTATCTCTGCCTAATTTTTATGAAGAGGTCGTTAGGCCCGTCAAAATTAAAATCCAAGCCACTGATTTTGAAAGGGAAAGTTTTGAAGAGGAACTAGTAGGATGGGATGCAAGAGCTTTTCTGCACGAAAATGACCATATTAATGGTGTCTTATTTATCGACCGCATTAAAGGAAAGAAAAGAAAAGACATTGAGCCTATTCTGCGTATGATAAAGAAAAAATATCAAGGGAAGTAA
- a CDS encoding SDR family oxidoreductase produces MRIRTLVMGATSPLGEEVCLHLHRAGHHLIIHYHQKEAKAIALADKCGKADVVQGDFKTQEGIQTFAEKVKGKHPDIGHFVYIAGPYFIGSGLKTPPGIWQELFQLNTFAPITLIQIFADSLAKHEGSILTFGVAGIGKNRANCYNTAYLNSKESLWHAVHSFAKELAARKVRVNMISPGHLEGSVDLNTFRSKLPMQEPVKLAAVAELASFLLSGRARDITGQNIEVEGGAFL; encoded by the coding sequence ATGAGAATTAGAACGCTTGTCATGGGCGCGACTAGTCCGCTAGGTGAAGAGGTGTGCTTACATTTGCATCGTGCAGGCCATCATCTCATTATACACTATCATCAGAAAGAAGCAAAAGCTATAGCCCTTGCAGATAAGTGTGGGAAGGCTGATGTCGTGCAGGGTGACTTTAAAACCCAGGAAGGAATACAGACGTTTGCTGAGAAAGTAAAAGGCAAACATCCTGATATCGGGCATTTTGTCTACATTGCAGGGCCCTATTTCATCGGTAGCGGATTAAAAACACCACCTGGAATATGGCAGGAACTTTTTCAGTTGAACACTTTTGCTCCTATCACCCTGATACAAATTTTTGCGGACTCCCTAGCTAAGCATGAGGGTTCTATTCTAACTTTCGGTGTGGCGGGAATTGGCAAGAACCGCGCTAATTGCTATAATACAGCCTATTTAAATTCCAAAGAATCCCTTTGGCACGCCGTACACAGTTTTGCTAAAGAACTTGCTGCGCGTAAAGTTAGAGTTAATATGATCTCACCTGGGCATTTGGAAGGGTCGGTTGACTTGAATACCTTCCGTTCAAAGCTGCCAATGCAAGAACCGGTCAAACTCGCTGCGGTGGCAGAGCTTGCATCATTTTTATTAAGTGGACGTGCTAGGGATATTACAGGCCAAAATATTGAGGTAGAGGGTGGAGCATTTTTGTAG
- a CDS encoding dihydroneopterin aldolase → MDKNVDAIISLRKLKVVCLIGTEPHERLEEQTIEIDVDLAPVDSKACLSDHLDDAIDYTIVAKICEETATNGKFRLIEALAYAIGGRLATRFKTKWIKVIVNKPLPLQHLESSVAEVLIHS, encoded by the coding sequence ATGGATAAGAATGTGGATGCTATCATCTCGTTAAGAAAGCTTAAAGTCGTATGCCTCATAGGAACAGAGCCGCATGAAAGATTAGAAGAACAAACGATAGAAATTGATGTAGACCTTGCTCCGGTGGATAGTAAGGCTTGTCTTAGCGACCATTTAGACGACGCCATCGACTACACAATCGTTGCAAAAATTTGCGAAGAAACAGCTACCAACGGTAAGTTCCGCTTGATCGAGGCATTGGCTTATGCTATTGGCGGTAGGTTGGCTACCCGTTTTAAAACGAAATGGATCAAAGTCATAGTTAATAAGCCCCTGCCACTGCAGCATCTTGAAAGCAGCGTCGCTGAAGTTCTTATTCACAGCTAA
- a CDS encoding HAD family hydrolase, which translates to MPGILACDIDGTLTDSPFEMPSLVAKALRDVYDEGWKVIFITGRPYVWGVKPLSTLDFSYYFAVINGANLLEMPQAVLMEELLIPKDTLGTFDDFCADKGTDYIAYSGYSGQDICYYRPKRFSPNQIKYLKERSAAVGEVWLPVDDFNQVPLKGFASIKCFGNHKECQVLAHYMEKELHLHAPTIRDPFNNSHFVAQATHKECTKGLILKRFAEKIGCNGPIIAAGDDYNDMSMLKVADVRIVMETAPQEILSMADYIAPPASQAGLAAILLSVIKKVSSNEISIRREHG; encoded by the coding sequence ATGCCCGGAATTTTAGCCTGTGATATTGACGGAACACTTACCGATAGTCCCTTTGAAATGCCATCCCTTGTAGCAAAAGCTTTGAGAGATGTCTATGATGAAGGTTGGAAGGTCATCTTTATCACCGGAAGACCCTATGTTTGGGGTGTTAAACCATTAAGTACATTGGATTTCTCCTATTATTTTGCTGTAATCAATGGCGCTAACCTGCTTGAAATGCCGCAAGCCGTTTTGATGGAAGAACTACTGATACCAAAAGATACTTTAGGGACATTTGATGATTTTTGTGCGGATAAAGGTACTGACTATATTGCATATAGTGGTTACTCAGGACAGGATATCTGTTACTACCGCCCAAAAAGGTTTAGCCCTAATCAGATAAAATATTTGAAAGAACGGAGCGCTGCCGTGGGGGAAGTTTGGTTGCCCGTTGATGACTTCAACCAGGTTCCATTAAAAGGATTTGCTTCTATCAAATGTTTCGGGAACCATAAAGAATGCCAGGTGTTAGCGCATTATATGGAAAAAGAACTCCATTTGCATGCACCCACGATACGCGACCCGTTTAACAATTCACATTTTGTGGCTCAGGCCACACATAAAGAATGCACTAAAGGACTTATCCTAAAACGTTTTGCAGAGAAAATAGGCTGTAACGGACCAATCATTGCTGCAGGAGACGACTACAACGATATGAGTATGCTCAAGGTGGCGGATGTGCGTATTGTCATGGAAACCGCACCTCAAGAAATACTGTCTATGGCAGATTATATAGCCCCTCCAGCGAGTCAAGCAGGTTTGGCAGCTATTTTACTTTCAGTGATCAAAAAAGTGTCTTCAAATGAAATTTCAATACGGAGAGAACATGGATAA
- a CDS encoding flagellar biosynthetic protein FliO — MTTLCKFLVFLSILFAPLSGQIANSDVAPYTAKTELLDIKEDPSSHLFPASQLPIEESSDKFTSELLNMLLTLGMLIAVIFALSYILKRMLNVKTKQENYKSTIKVLEKRALSPKSALYLVEVYGRTLVIAESPTGFNCMTTFDAIVEENDAPPSQEPKSFEKILDKTK; from the coding sequence ATGACCACCTTATGTAAGTTTCTAGTATTTCTATCTATTCTTTTCGCCCCCCTTTCCGGCCAGATTGCAAATTCGGATGTTGCTCCTTACACTGCAAAAACTGAACTCCTTGATATTAAAGAAGATCCTTCGTCCCATCTTTTTCCGGCTTCCCAGCTTCCCATTGAGGAATCCTCAGATAAGTTCACTTCGGAACTGCTGAACATGCTCCTAACCCTAGGAATGCTCATTGCAGTTATTTTCGCCCTATCGTATATTTTAAAACGCATGTTGAATGTTAAAACCAAGCAAGAAAATTACAAAAGCACCATCAAAGTCTTGGAAAAACGTGCTCTTTCTCCTAAATCCGCTCTTTATCTTGTAGAAGTCTACGGCAGAACACTCGTGATCGCAGAATCCCCTACAGGGTTTAATTGTATGACAACTTTTGATGCTATCGTTGAAGAAAATGATGCACCTCCTTCCCAAGAACCCAAATCGTTTGAAAAAATCCTCGATAAGACGAAATAA
- a CDS encoding carbon storage regulator gives MLVLTRKEDEEIVIGEGQDEITITVLKIQGSEKVSIGIKAHPNTPIFRKELLAKGNERRKRKDPASKTTPQDIERLIEAVQISTEIEENKKNMINSSNEYNCYLP, from the coding sequence ATGCTAGTGCTTACAAGAAAAGAAGATGAAGAAATCGTTATAGGTGAGGGACAGGATGAAATTACGATTACTGTCTTAAAAATACAAGGAAGTGAAAAAGTTTCTATCGGAATCAAAGCACATCCAAATACACCTATATTTAGAAAAGAGTTGTTAGCGAAAGGAAATGAAAGAAGAAAACGTAAAGACCCGGCTTCCAAGACTACCCCGCAAGATATCGAACGTTTGATTGAAGCCGTTCAGATTTCTACAGAAATTGAAGAAAACAAGAAAAATATGATAAATAGCAGCAATGAATATAACTGCTACTTACCTTAA
- a CDS encoding YbjN domain-containing protein, which translates to MINVTLDSILELLEKNDLNPMLQEETKQVSLSFKLHDADFPMFIKVVHEGDLIQVLQFIPAHLDKNHVSDVARLMHYLNKEMDLPGFGFDENNQMMFFRLVLPTAKHKVDPDLLLAFINAARIACETFAPMIQNVNLGRTRFKEILEKTTL; encoded by the coding sequence ATGATTAATGTCACCTTAGATAGCATTCTAGAACTTCTTGAAAAGAATGATCTTAACCCTATGCTTCAAGAAGAAACTAAACAGGTTTCCCTTTCTTTCAAACTTCATGATGCCGATTTCCCTATGTTCATCAAGGTCGTTCATGAAGGCGATTTAATTCAAGTCCTCCAATTCATTCCCGCTCACTTGGATAAAAACCATGTCTCTGATGTCGCGCGCCTTATGCATTACCTCAACAAAGAAATGGACCTCCCCGGTTTTGGCTTTGACGAAAACAATCAGATGATGTTCTTCAGGTTAGTCCTACCTACAGCTAAACACAAAGTTGATCCCGATCTACTGCTGGCTTTCATCAATGCTGCACGCATCGCCTGTGAAACTTTTGCCCCGATGATCCAAAACGTTAATTTGGGTAGAACCCGTTTCAAAGAAATTTTAGAGAAAACGACCCTATAA
- a CDS encoding DUF3820 family protein, with the protein MALRPIYYDTETTGIRPEKDKIVEIAAFDPENNTSFVQFVNPGVPIPRETTAIHGISDEMVAGAGSFAQVGQEFLDFCQGDVVLIAHNNDTFDALFLKHEFQRHSLALPAHWKFLDTLKWARKYRKDLPRHPLQFLREVYGIPANTAHRALDDVLVLHKVFTYMLDDISIETAFTLMQEIKELQHMPFGKHQGTPLSKVPSSYIKWLNENGALDKPENQQLKASFEKLGLLATA; encoded by the coding sequence ATGGCCCTAAGACCAATATATTACGACACAGAAACCACTGGTATCCGTCCGGAAAAAGATAAGATTGTCGAGATTGCTGCCTTCGATCCTGAAAACAATACTTCGTTTGTGCAATTTGTCAATCCCGGTGTCCCCATTCCACGAGAAACCACTGCCATTCACGGTATCAGCGATGAAATGGTAGCCGGTGCCGGGTCATTCGCACAAGTAGGACAAGAATTCTTGGATTTCTGCCAAGGAGACGTTGTTTTGATTGCTCATAATAACGACACCTTCGATGCCCTCTTCTTAAAACATGAATTCCAACGACACTCCCTGGCCTTACCCGCTCATTGGAAATTTTTGGACACGTTGAAATGGGCTCGTAAATACCGCAAAGACCTACCAAGGCATCCGCTTCAATTTCTGCGTGAAGTTTATGGAATTCCTGCAAACACTGCCCATAGAGCATTAGATGACGTACTCGTCCTCCATAAGGTTTTCACCTATATGTTAGACGATATATCCATCGAAACTGCGTTTACTCTCATGCAAGAAATTAAAGAACTTCAACATATGCCTTTTGGAAAACATCAAGGCACTCCTCTATCTAAAGTTCCCTCCAGTTATATCAAATGGCTGAATGAAAACGGAGCCTTAGATAAACCGGAAAATCAGCAGCTAAAAGCCTCTTTTGAGAAATTAGGGCTTTTGGCAACCGCATGA